In Bacteroidota bacterium, the sequence TACAGAGTAGTGATATTTTTGATAAGAAAGTGCAAAAGAAAATAGTGTTATAAACAGGCTTATCGCGCCAATAGTAAAAAATAATTTCTTAATAAAACGGATACCTGAAAGAAAATAAATGGTGCTGAAAAATAAAAAGATTATGAATAAACCAATACTTATTCTGGCCCATCCATTTGCCGAAAACATATTGTAAAAATTATTCCACCATGTTTTTAGAAAAATCTCAGGAACGTTCTCAATATTATCTATAATTCTACTATTTGCTACATTTAAATTGTATTGAATATCCTCATCGTTGGGCTTGAGCTTTTTCGCCTTTTCGTAGAACAGAATGGCTGATGGTAGATCATTTAATTTGAAGTACGAATTTCCTTTATTGTAATAAATTTCAGCCGATTCAAAACCGGTTTCCAGAATTAAGTTGTAGCTGATGATGGCTTCGTGATATAATCCTTCATTATATTGTTGTTCGGCCTTAATAAGTAAAGCATCATTATCGGTTTGGGAGAACCCAATCAGGGTAAATCCAAAAATAAATAATATGACCAGCAATCGTTTCATATTCGTCTATTTTAATTCTCCTTCAATTTTACTTATTATTTCTAAGGCTTCATTGTAGATTTTTTCCATTGTTGAAGCCGGATCACCTGGCGCAAATCGAGCAAAATCGCAATTGTCCAATGTTTCAATAAATTGTTTGGTTGTTTTTTCTTTCACTTTTCTTGTTTGAAATTTTTCTTCAACCGTATCTTTTGAAAGTTCGGATTTTGGGATGCTGAACTTATCACTTATATAACCCCATAATGCTTGCGAAATCTCATTGTAGAATTCTCCTATATTATTTGTACCCAAGTAGGCTTGTGCATTTTTTAAGCTTCTGCGCGCAACTTTTGTTGCACGTTTATGCCGCATAAGCGACTGGTTACTGAATTTTTTCGATTGCTTTTTCCAGATCAGGATAAAAGCCAAAAATAAAACAAATGGAATAATGAGCCAAAGTACAAAAGCAAAAGTGCTGAAAAAATAATAATTGATTTTGCTCAGTAAAAACTTTCCTGTTTTGATATGTAGGATATCTGTTCCGATGTATTTAATGGCCTCTTGACTCAACCCACTGGCAACCACACCCGATTTATAATCGGCTCCCTTTTCAACCTTTATATTGAAGGTAGGGGTTTGTAGAACCTGATAAGCTTGTTTTTGAACATCAAAATAAGATAATGTTACCGGTTCGATGACAAAATCTCCCGGATTTCTGGGGA encodes:
- a CDS encoding tetratricopeptide repeat protein, with product MKRLLVILFIFGFTLIGFSQTDNDALLIKAEQQYNEGLYHEAIISYNLILETGFESAEIYYNKGNSYFKLNDLPSAILFYEKAKKLKPNDEDIQYNLNVANSRIIDNIENVPEIFLKTWWNNFYNMFSANGWARISIGLFIIFLFFSTIYFLSGIRFIKKLFFTIGAISLFITLFSFALSYQKYHYSVAQKEAIIFQQTVTVKSSPNKNSVDLFVIHEGTKIYISDELDSWYEIRIANGSVGWLPKSSTQII